A window of Cloacibacillus sp. genomic DNA:
ATCCAGGCGTTCCCTAATGGGAGCGCCTGATTTTTTCAGGCAGCGCAGCATTGAGGGAGGCGTATGCTTATGAAGAGATATTTTGCGGCGCTGGGAATTTGGGCGGCTGTGATTTTGTTTATCGCGTGTTCCGTGCCGGGGAGGGCTGACTGCGGCCCACGGCGGGAGCACGGTGCGCCCCATGAGAGAGATGAAGAGATGGCAGAACGCTGCTACCGCGATATGTATAAGGCGATGATAGCCAAAGACGCGGAAGGACTTTCGCTGTTGCTCGACGAGTCATTCGTGTTGATACACATGACCGGCGTACGCCAGTCTAAACAGGAATTCATCGATGCGGTCATGGATGGGGCGCTGAACTATTACACAGGCGACCATCAAAAAAGTCCTATTGAAGTTAACGGCACCATCGCGCGGATGACAGGAAGAACGATCGTCGACGCGGCGGTCTACGGCGGAGCAAGACACACATGGAGGCTGCAGCAGCAGATAAAGCTTGTAAAGAAGGGGGAACGTTGGCTGATGACAGAGGC
This region includes:
- a CDS encoding nuclear transport factor 2 family protein, with the translated sequence MKRYFAALGIWAAVILFIACSVPGRADCGPRREHGAPHERDEEMAERCYRDMYKAMIAKDAEGLSLLLDESFVLIHMTGVRQSKQEFIDAVMDGALNYYTGDHQKSPIEVNGTIARMTGRTIVDAAVYGGARHTWRLQQQIKLVKKGERWLMTEAMASTF